The Paenibacillus macerans genome includes a window with the following:
- a CDS encoding carbohydrate ABC transporter permease gives MSATAIKKRKPDDPGVLAKTLFYIVMVIGAVLSVFPFYWMFVVATNEKDAAFHIPPLMTPGLEFFNNFDRVLERTEFFRAMFNSIVVSTAVTVSVVFLSTLAGYAFAKYEFPLKKTLFVFVIATMLVPAQLSVLPQYVIMAKLHWIDSYKALIVPAMVNAFGIFWMRQYISSAVHSELIEAGRIDGGGHFRIFWSIAMPVVTPAMATLGILNFMNVWNDFFWPLVVLKNKENYTLQLALQQLFTNKDGLDFGMIMSATFTATLPLLIVFLLFSRWVIAGLTSGAIKS, from the coding sequence ATGAGTGCGACTGCCATCAAAAAACGAAAACCTGATGATCCGGGCGTTCTGGCCAAAACTTTGTTTTATATCGTCATGGTCATCGGGGCCGTCTTGTCCGTGTTCCCTTTCTACTGGATGTTTGTCGTCGCCACCAATGAGAAGGATGCGGCTTTCCATATTCCTCCGCTGATGACGCCGGGGCTGGAATTTTTCAACAACTTCGACCGCGTGCTGGAGCGCACGGAATTTTTCCGGGCGATGTTCAACTCGATTGTCGTCTCGACCGCGGTCACGGTATCCGTCGTCTTTTTGAGCACTTTGGCGGGGTATGCTTTCGCTAAATACGAGTTTCCGCTGAAAAAAACGCTGTTCGTGTTCGTCATCGCCACGATGCTCGTCCCCGCGCAGCTCAGCGTGCTGCCGCAGTACGTCATTATGGCCAAGCTGCATTGGATCGACAGCTACAAAGCGCTGATCGTTCCGGCCATGGTCAACGCCTTTGGGATATTCTGGATGCGGCAATACATCTCTTCCGCCGTCCATTCCGAATTGATCGAAGCGGGACGGATCGACGGAGGCGGGCATTTCCGCATCTTCTGGAGCATCGCCATGCCGGTCGTCACTCCCGCTATGGCCACGCTGGGGATTTTGAACTTCATGAACGTGTGGAACGACTTTTTCTGGCCGCTGGTCGTGCTGAAAAATAAAGAAAACTATACGCTCCAGCTGGCGCTGCAGCAGCTCTTTACAAACAAGGACGGGCTCGATTTCGGGATGATCATGTCCGCGACCTTTACCGCGACGCTGCCGTTATTGATCGTGTTCCTACTGTTCAGCCGCTGGGTCATCGCCGGACTGACCTCGGGGGCGATTAAAAGTTAA
- a CDS encoding carbohydrate ABC transporter permease has protein sequence MADTAATASPVQPAPGKKTFWNETRRSRLTAYGFISPFFILFAIFGLYPIFFTIYLSFFKWDALGPMKYVGFKNYQLITSDPTFWISFSNTILMGLMGTVPQLIVALLVAVMLNSALNKYKNTFRVLYFMPNITSIVAVTLVFSTMFGNNGMVNWLLNSFGLESVPFNSGWWGVKIAISTMVMWRWMGYNAIIFLSGLQSIPTDIYEAARIDGASRWQQLINITLPLLRPFILFVTLVSTIGALQLFTEPYVFLGQGGTGSTRQEGVTMVTYLYSEAFKNGFFGTAAATAVLLFIATIIFSLLNMMVSSRMGGDTGGEKA, from the coding sequence ATGGCTGACACAGCAGCTACCGCAAGCCCGGTCCAGCCCGCTCCCGGAAAAAAAACGTTCTGGAACGAAACGAGGCGGAGCCGGCTTACGGCATACGGATTTATATCGCCGTTTTTTATTTTGTTCGCGATTTTCGGCCTTTATCCGATTTTTTTCACCATCTATTTGTCCTTCTTTAAATGGGACGCCCTGGGCCCGATGAAATATGTCGGCTTCAAAAACTATCAGCTGATTACGTCCGATCCGACGTTTTGGATCTCCTTCAGCAATACGATCCTCATGGGCCTCATGGGGACGGTGCCGCAGTTAATCGTTGCGCTGCTGGTTGCCGTGATGCTCAACTCGGCGCTCAACAAATACAAAAACACGTTCCGCGTTTTGTATTTCATGCCCAACATCACTTCGATCGTCGCCGTTACGCTGGTGTTCAGCACGATGTTCGGCAACAACGGGATGGTCAACTGGTTATTGAACAGCTTTGGCCTGGAAAGCGTCCCGTTCAACTCGGGCTGGTGGGGCGTTAAAATCGCCATCTCCACGATGGTCATGTGGCGCTGGATGGGTTATAACGCGATTATTTTCCTGTCCGGGCTGCAAAGCATTCCGACCGACATTTACGAGGCCGCGCGGATTGACGGAGCGAGCCGCTGGCAGCAGTTGATCAACATTACGCTGCCGCTTCTTCGTCCGTTTATCCTTTTCGTCACGCTGGTATCCACGATCGGAGCGCTGCAGCTTTTTACCGAACCGTATGTGTTCCTCGGCCAAGGCGGCACCGGCTCCACGCGCCAGGAAGGCGTCACGATGGTTACGTATTTGTACAGCGAGGCGTTCAAAAACGGGTTCTTCGGAACGGCGGCCGCCACGGCGGTGCTGCTGTTTATCGCCACGATTATTTTTTCGCTCCTTAACATGATGGTGTCAAGCCGCATGGGCGGAGATACGGGAGGGGAAAAGGCATGA
- a CDS encoding ABC transporter substrate-binding protein, translating to MKRSKPWAILLAVVMMVSLLAACGGGGGNSKTSNGSANPPATTNEGGGTENSGTGTGEKIELTFWSLGTTNYEELAKEYTAEHPNITIKFQNTSDQTAHHNNLTTALSAGSGAPDIFMLEIAFMERFISAKDKFHNLYDLGAKDIESNYLDWKWKQATSVDGSFQLGLPTDIGPTVVYYRTDLAEQAGLPTDPDGFSAAIDTWDKFATVAKQFKEKTGKPFADLTDLVYNGLRDQSPDQIYFNKEDGAFIGDTNPQVKKAYDFTVKGIQEGWIGNWILWSPEWQNAINKGDFGVMLGPAWIAGTIRNAKDSAGKWQIAQLPEGAGNWGGSFLTLPKEGKHPKEAYEFISWLVNKDNQLKSFKESGLFPSIPAVYQEPAFSEDKDEFFSGQVIAEAYAKSAERVKPVYYGPLHDQVDTIIKNALKNVLEKKADPQKEWDEAMKQAKTLVDRS from the coding sequence ATGAAAAGATCGAAACCGTGGGCCATCCTGCTCGCTGTGGTCATGATGGTGTCCTTGCTGGCCGCATGCGGCGGCGGGGGCGGCAACAGTAAGACAAGCAACGGCAGCGCCAACCCTCCGGCGACCACGAATGAAGGCGGAGGAACGGAGAACTCCGGCACCGGCACCGGCGAAAAAATCGAGCTGACCTTCTGGTCGCTGGGGACGACCAACTACGAGGAACTGGCCAAGGAGTATACGGCAGAGCATCCGAACATTACGATCAAGTTCCAAAACACGTCCGACCAAACGGCGCACCACAACAACCTGACGACGGCGTTGTCCGCCGGATCGGGCGCGCCTGACATCTTTATGTTGGAAATCGCCTTCATGGAACGTTTCATCAGCGCCAAAGACAAGTTCCACAACTTATATGATCTGGGCGCCAAAGACATCGAAAGCAACTACCTCGACTGGAAATGGAAACAAGCGACTTCGGTCGACGGTTCCTTCCAACTTGGATTGCCTACGGACATCGGGCCGACGGTCGTTTACTATCGTACGGACTTGGCGGAACAAGCCGGACTTCCTACCGATCCAGACGGCTTCAGTGCTGCCATCGATACATGGGATAAATTCGCTACGGTGGCGAAGCAGTTCAAGGAAAAAACCGGCAAACCGTTTGCCGATTTGACGGACCTCGTCTACAACGGTTTGCGCGACCAATCGCCGGACCAAATTTATTTCAACAAAGAGGACGGCGCTTTCATCGGCGATACGAATCCTCAAGTGAAGAAAGCATACGACTTCACGGTAAAGGGCATTCAAGAAGGCTGGATCGGCAACTGGATTCTGTGGTCGCCGGAATGGCAGAACGCGATCAACAAAGGCGATTTCGGCGTTATGCTCGGCCCGGCTTGGATCGCAGGCACGATCCGCAACGCCAAAGACTCCGCGGGCAAATGGCAAATCGCTCAACTTCCGGAGGGCGCGGGCAACTGGGGCGGTTCCTTCCTGACGCTGCCGAAAGAAGGCAAACATCCGAAGGAAGCTTATGAATTCATTTCCTGGCTCGTCAACAAAGACAACCAATTGAAATCGTTTAAAGAAAGCGGCTTGTTCCCTTCGATTCCGGCCGTATATCAAGAACCGGCATTCAGTGAAGACAAGGACGAATTCTTCAGCGGCCAAGTCATTGCCGAGGCGTACGCCAAATCGGCGGAACGCGTAAAACCGGTCTACTACGGTCCGCTGCATGACCAGGTCGACACGATCATCAAAAACGCGCTCAAAAACGTGCTGGAGAAAAAAGCGGACCCGCAAAAAGAATGGGACGAAGCGATGAAGCAAGCGAAAACGCTGGTTGACCGCAGCTAA
- a CDS encoding GNAT family N-acetyltransferase — MEIRQLNADEFDDSLTLSEYAFQYKLPPEDREKQKARFNPEQTWGAFEGGELLAKLTLLPLQIYIQGRALPMGGIAGVATWPENRRGGLVSKLLSKALARMNEEGQVLSCLHPFSVPFYRKFGWELYTDYKKYTISTGNFPAKTQVEGTVKRDIKDIELLNRIYHKFAQKYNGTLVRDTDWWERMVIGSEDHTAVYFSETGEPEGYTIYQVKNRELLVDEFVFLNDTARKGLWTYLANHDSMVTQAVVDHVPADDLLPFMLHDPRCKQEIVPYFMARIVNAGAFAGQYSFVAPAPQTQTARLNLRIIDAVAPWNDGSWKLEVDGEGHGQLVKAEQTAVDDGLTCDIQTLTAMLLGYKRPREMYAYGRLTGPERDAETLERLIPVSATALMDFF, encoded by the coding sequence GTGGAAATCAGACAGTTAAACGCAGACGAGTTTGATGACAGTTTGACTTTATCCGAATATGCCTTCCAGTATAAATTGCCGCCGGAGGATCGGGAGAAACAAAAGGCCCGGTTTAACCCCGAGCAGACCTGGGGGGCTTTTGAGGGGGGCGAATTGCTGGCCAAACTTACTTTGCTTCCGCTGCAAATTTACATACAGGGGAGAGCTTTGCCGATGGGAGGCATCGCCGGCGTCGCCACCTGGCCGGAGAATCGCCGGGGCGGGCTCGTCAGCAAGCTGCTGTCCAAGGCGCTGGCCCGAATGAATGAAGAAGGTCAGGTGTTGTCCTGCCTGCATCCCTTTTCCGTTCCTTTTTACCGCAAATTCGGCTGGGAATTGTACACAGACTATAAAAAATATACGATCAGCACAGGCAATTTTCCGGCAAAAACGCAAGTTGAGGGGACGGTAAAACGCGACATTAAAGACATCGAGCTGCTGAACCGGATTTACCATAAGTTTGCCCAAAAATATAACGGTACCCTCGTTCGCGATACCGACTGGTGGGAGAGAATGGTGATCGGCAGCGAAGATCATACGGCCGTATATTTTTCCGAAACGGGCGAACCGGAAGGTTATACGATATACCAGGTAAAAAATAGGGAACTGCTGGTTGACGAGTTTGTATTTCTAAACGATACGGCGCGAAAAGGTCTGTGGACGTATTTGGCCAATCACGATTCGATGGTGACCCAGGCCGTGGTCGATCATGTCCCTGCGGACGATTTGCTGCCGTTTATGCTGCACGATCCCCGCTGCAAACAGGAAATCGTACCGTATTTTATGGCCCGGATCGTCAACGCCGGCGCTTTTGCCGGTCAGTATTCGTTTGTTGCCCCGGCCCCGCAAACCCAAACGGCTCGGCTCAATCTTCGGATCATCGACGCGGTTGCCCCTTGGAATGACGGTTCGTGGAAGCTTGAAGTGGATGGCGAGGGGCACGGGCAGCTAGTGAAGGCAGAACAGACCGCCGTGGATGACGGTCTAACTTGCGATATCCAAACTTTGACGGCCATGCTGCTCGGTTATAAAAGACCGCGCGAAATGTATGCTTACGGCCGCCTGACCGGCCCGGAACGGGATGCGGAGACGCTGGAGCGGCTAATCCCGGTTAGCGCGACGGCTTTAATGGACTTTTTTTGA
- a CDS encoding DinB family protein: MERRHEVLFEQLNTYRSELLGVVEDITAEEADIVPEGFNNNIRWNLGHVLLDQYLWIHALTKEDIPIPLKFNEWFGFGTNPSHFTEGTPSLGELAKLLRQQPQLIREQNENRMEQPFPPTEMGMHTIEQVLVRTIFHEGMHLGAILAIKRQLRKLSR, from the coding sequence ATGGAGCGGCGGCATGAAGTTTTGTTTGAGCAGTTGAATACATACAGGAGCGAACTGTTGGGAGTGGTCGAAGACATCACCGCAGAGGAAGCGGATATCGTCCCGGAAGGCTTTAACAACAATATCCGCTGGAATTTGGGGCATGTTTTGCTTGATCAGTATTTATGGATACATGCATTAACGAAAGAAGATATACCGATACCGTTGAAATTTAACGAATGGTTTGGATTTGGCACTAATCCGAGCCATTTCACGGAGGGGACGCCTTCACTGGGGGAATTGGCCAAACTCCTAAGACAACAGCCGCAGCTCATTAGGGAACAGAATGAAAATCGCATGGAGCAGCCGTTTCCGCCGACGGAAATGGGCATGCATACGATTGAGCAGGTGCTTGTAAGAACGATTTTTCACGAAGGAATGCATCTCGGAGCTATTCTGGCCATCAAAAGACAGCTTCGTAAGCTATCCCGCTAA